In Pseudomonadota bacterium, one genomic interval encodes:
- the hisI gene encoding phosphoribosyl-AMP cyclohydrolase, giving the protein MQTDRQNPDWLDAIKWDANGLVPAIAQDAADGRILMVAWMNREALRLTAEGGTAVYWSRSRRRLWHKGEESGHVQQVREIRLDCDNDVIVLQVEQVGGIACHTGRRSCFYQRLEDGRWVSVEPVLKDPDSIYGGR; this is encoded by the coding sequence ATGCAGACCGACAGGCAGAACCCGGACTGGCTCGACGCAATCAAATGGGATGCGAACGGCCTGGTACCCGCGATCGCCCAGGACGCCGCGGACGGCAGGATCCTCATGGTCGCCTGGATGAACCGGGAGGCGCTCAGGCTCACGGCAGAGGGTGGAACGGCCGTATACTGGTCGCGCTCGCGGCGCCGGCTCTGGCACAAGGGCGAGGAATCGGGGCATGTGCAGCAGGTGCGGGAGATCCGCCTGGATTGCGACAACGATGTGATCGTGCTGCAGGTCGAGCAGGTCGGCGGGATCGCCTGCCATACCGGCCGGCGCAGCTGCTTTTACCAGCGCCTGGAGGACGGACGCTGGGTCAGCGTGGAACCGGTGCTCAAGGACCCGGACAGCATCTACGGTGGGCGCTGA
- the dtd gene encoding D-aminoacyl-tRNA deacylase, with protein MIGLLQRVSRADVTVDGAVIAAIGPGLLVLVGVQRGDTEAEAQRLLQRLLGYRVFPDAAGRMNLDLTQAGGGLLLVPQFTLAADTRSGQRPSFTPAAEPQAGRCLYDYMVAQAREQHAPVGSGRFGADMQVALVNDGPVTFWLEVRPAPGGVGGS; from the coding sequence GTGATCGGCCTGTTGCAGCGCGTGAGCCGGGCGGACGTCACGGTCGACGGCGCCGTAATCGCCGCGATCGGACCCGGTCTGCTCGTGCTGGTAGGCGTGCAGCGCGGCGATACCGAGGCCGAGGCGCAGCGCCTGCTGCAGCGGCTGCTCGGCTACCGGGTATTCCCCGATGCCGCCGGCAGGATGAATCTCGACCTGACGCAGGCCGGCGGCGGCCTGCTGCTGGTACCCCAGTTCACGCTGGCCGCCGATACCCGTAGCGGGCAGCGCCCGAGCTTTACCCCGGCTGCCGAACCGCAGGCGGGCCGGTGCCTGTACGACTACATGGTCGCGCAGGCCCGCGAGCAGCATGCGCCGGTTGGCAGCGGCCGGTTCGGGGCCGATATGCAGGTTGCGCTGGTCAACGACGGGCCGGTTACCTTCTGGCTGGAAGTGAGGCCGGCGCCGGGCGGGGTGGGTGGGTCTTGA
- the hisF gene encoding imidazole glycerol phosphate synthase subunit HisF, whose product MGLAKRIIPCLDVDAGRVVKGVRFLDIRDAGDPVEIARRYDEQGADELTFLDITASSDQRETMVHVVEQVAGEVFIPLTVGGGIRQVGDIRRMLNAGADKVGINTAAVANPDFVREAAERFGSQCIVVAIDAKQVSAPGVAKRWEIFTHGGRRPTGIDAVEWARRMVGNGAGEILLTSMDRDGTRDGFDLDLTRAVSDAVEVPVIASGGVGTLAHLAAGVTEGRADAVLAASIFHFGEYTVAEAKRYMAELGIEVRL is encoded by the coding sequence GTGGGACTGGCCAAACGCATCATCCCCTGTCTCGACGTCGACGCCGGCCGCGTTGTCAAGGGTGTGCGTTTCCTGGACATCCGCGATGCCGGCGATCCGGTCGAGATCGCGCGCCGTTACGACGAGCAGGGTGCGGACGAGCTGACCTTTCTCGACATCACCGCGAGTTCCGACCAGCGCGAGACCATGGTACATGTCGTCGAGCAGGTGGCCGGTGAGGTGTTCATCCCGCTGACGGTGGGCGGTGGCATCCGCCAGGTCGGCGATATCCGCCGCATGCTCAATGCCGGCGCGGACAAGGTGGGCATCAACACGGCTGCTGTCGCCAATCCGGATTTCGTGCGCGAGGCGGCCGAGCGCTTCGGTTCGCAGTGTATCGTCGTCGCGATCGACGCCAAGCAGGTGAGCGCACCCGGCGTGGCGAAGCGCTGGGAGATCTTCACCCACGGCGGCCGCAGGCCGACCGGTATCGATGCGGTCGAGTGGGCGCGGCGCATGGTGGGCAACGGTGCCGGTGAGATCCTGCTCACCAGCATGGATCGCGACGGTACCCGCGACGGCTTCGATCTCGATCTGACCCGCGCCGTGAGCGATGCGGTCGAGGTGCCGGTGATCGCGTCCGGCGGCGTGGGCACGCTGGCGCACCTGGCGGCAGGCGTGACCGAGGGACGTGCCGATGCCGTGCTGGCCGCGAGTATTTTCCATTTCGGCGAATACACGGTCGCTGAGGCCAAGCGCTATATGGCGGAGCTCGGCATCGAGGTGCGGCTGTGA
- the hisH gene encoding imidazole glycerol phosphate synthase subunit HisH, with product MSSIAIIDYGMGNLHSIAKAIEHVAGRERVIVSSEPAAILAADRIVFPGVGAIRDCISELQRTGLDAVIRQAADSRPLLGVCLGLQALLDVSEENDGTACLGLIPGSVVRFRSESLDAATGQRLKIPHMGWNQVLQVRRHPLWQDIPADSRFYFVHSYYAVPANPAHIAGTTPYGREFASVLACDNVFAVQFHPEKSQHAGLQLLANFVAWNGES from the coding sequence ATGTCCTCCATCGCAATAATCGATTACGGCATGGGCAACCTGCACTCAATCGCCAAGGCGATCGAGCATGTCGCCGGGCGTGAGCGGGTGATCGTCAGCAGCGAGCCGGCCGCCATCCTGGCTGCCGACCGCATCGTGTTTCCCGGTGTCGGTGCGATCCGTGACTGTATCAGTGAACTGCAGCGCACCGGTCTGGACGCAGTGATCAGACAGGCTGCCGACAGCCGGCCCTTGCTCGGCGTGTGCCTCGGCCTGCAGGCCCTGCTCGACGTCAGCGAGGAAAACGATGGGACTGCATGTCTCGGCCTCATTCCCGGCAGCGTGGTGCGCTTCCGCAGCGAGTCGCTGGATGCCGCAACCGGGCAGCGACTCAAGATTCCCCACATGGGCTGGAACCAGGTGCTGCAGGTGCGCAGACATCCCCTGTGGCAGGATATCCCCGCGGATTCCCGCTTCTATTTCGTGCACAGTTACTACGCGGTGCCGGCGAATCCGGCGCACATCGCGGGTACGACGCCCTATGGCAGGGAGTTCGCATCCGTGCTCGCGTGCGACAATGTCTTTGCCGTGCAGTTTCACCCGGAAAAGAGTCAGCACGCCGGTCTGCAGCTGCTGGCCAATTTTGTGGCCTGGAATGGAGAGTCCTGA
- the hisA gene encoding 1-(5-phosphoribosyl)-5-[(5-phosphoribosylamino)methylideneamino]imidazole-4-carboxamide isomerase — protein sequence MLIIPAIDLKDGRCVRLRQGRMEDETVFGDDPIEVAARWVAAGARRLHMVDLNGAFEGRPVNAQAIRAVAEAFPDLPIQVGGGIRDEETVQAYLDAGVQYVIIGTKAVSAPHFVNDLCVEFPGHIIVGLDAKDGKVAIDGWSKLSNHSVIDMAQRFEQDGVEAIVYTDIGRDGMMSGVNVDSTVELARAIHIPVIASGGITSMDDIRALCAVADEGIMGAITGRAIYEGTLELAAAQTLADELCGDSAS from the coding sequence ATGCTGATAATACCCGCGATTGACCTGAAGGATGGCCGCTGCGTACGGTTGCGTCAGGGGCGCATGGAGGATGAAACCGTGTTCGGTGACGACCCGATCGAGGTCGCGGCGCGTTGGGTCGCTGCCGGCGCGAGACGTCTGCACATGGTCGACCTCAACGGTGCCTTCGAGGGACGGCCGGTGAACGCGCAGGCCATTCGCGCCGTGGCGGAGGCATTCCCCGACCTGCCGATCCAGGTGGGCGGTGGCATTCGCGACGAGGAGACGGTGCAGGCCTATCTCGATGCCGGCGTGCAGTACGTCATCATCGGCACCAAGGCGGTGAGTGCGCCGCATTTCGTCAACGACCTGTGTGTCGAGTTTCCGGGGCACATCATCGTCGGGCTGGATGCGAAGGACGGCAAGGTGGCCATCGATGGCTGGTCCAAGCTGTCCAACCATTCGGTCATCGACATGGCGCAGCGCTTCGAACAGGACGGCGTCGAGGCGATCGTGTACACCGATATCGGCCGCGACGGCATGATGAGCGGCGTCAACGTGGACTCGACCGTCGAGCTGGCGCGTGCCATCCATATCCCGGTGATCGCCTCGGGCGGGATCACCAGCATGGATGACATCCGCGCGCTGTGTGCGGTCGCCGACGAGGGCATCATGGGCGCGATCACCGGCCGTGCAATCTATGAAGGCACGCTGGAACTGGCCGCCGCGCAGACGCTTGCCGACGAGCTCTGCGGCGATTCCGCAAGCTGA
- the hisB gene encoding imidazoleglycerol-phosphate dehydratase HisB — translation MSQRQAAIKRDTLETQISVSVNLDGSGNGVFATGVPFLEHMLDQVARHGLLDLDIKATGDLHIDAHHTVEDIGITLGQAVCKAVADKRGIRRYGHAYVPLDEALSRVVIDFSGRPGLEYHAEFPRARIGDFDVDLLHEFFQGFTNHALVTLHIDCLRGDNAHHIAETVFKAFGRALRMALEADPAMGDRLPSTKGSL, via the coding sequence ATGTCTCAGCGACAGGCCGCCATCAAGCGCGACACACTGGAAACGCAGATCAGCGTGTCGGTCAACCTGGACGGCAGCGGCAACGGTGTATTCGCCACCGGCGTGCCTTTTCTCGAGCACATGCTCGACCAGGTCGCACGTCACGGGCTGCTCGATCTCGATATCAAGGCCACCGGTGATCTGCACATCGATGCGCACCATACGGTCGAGGATATCGGCATCACGCTGGGCCAGGCCGTATGCAAGGCCGTGGCCGACAAGCGCGGCATCCGCCGCTATGGCCATGCCTACGTTCCGTTGGACGAGGCACTCTCGCGCGTCGTGATCGATTTCTCCGGACGTCCCGGTCTCGAATATCACGCGGAATTCCCGCGCGCGCGTATCGGTGACTTCGATGTCGACCTGTTGCATGAGTTTTTCCAGGGTTTCACCAATCATGCCCTGGTAACCCTGCACATCGATTGCCTGCGCGGTGACAATGCCCATCACATCGCCGAGACCGTCTTCAAGGCCTTCGGCCGGGCGCTGCGCATGGCGCTGGAGGCCGACCCGGCAATGGGTGATCGCCTGCCGTCAACGAAAGGGAGTCTTTGA
- the pip gene encoding prolyl aminopeptidase, with protein MLELYPPIEPYRTHEIPVTDGHRLYAEECGNPQGLPVVFVHGGPGAGCERYHRQFFDPRVYRIVLFDQRGCGRSRPHASLEGNTTQALVADMEALREQLGIERWVVFGGSWGSTLGLVYAQTHPQRVLGLILRGIFLCRPRDISWFYQDGASFVLPDYWQDYRDQIAAEERHDMVGAYYRRLTGSDEIAMMAAAKAWSLWEGRASTLLPRQAVVDHFGNPSTALSLARIECHYFMNNSFLAADQILRHADRLRDIPGVIVHGRYDVVCPLEQAWALHEAWPQARLQVIPDAGHSATEPGIVDALVNATGQFGHRFR; from the coding sequence GCTGGAACTCTATCCGCCCATCGAGCCTTACCGTACCCACGAAATTCCCGTCACGGACGGGCATCGCCTGTATGCGGAGGAATGCGGTAACCCGCAGGGCCTGCCGGTGGTATTCGTGCATGGCGGGCCGGGTGCCGGTTGCGAACGCTATCACCGGCAGTTCTTTGATCCGCGTGTGTACCGCATCGTGCTGTTCGACCAGCGTGGCTGCGGCCGGTCCCGTCCGCATGCCAGCCTCGAGGGCAACACCACCCAGGCACTGGTCGCGGACATGGAGGCGCTGCGTGAGCAGCTCGGTATCGAGCGCTGGGTGGTATTCGGCGGCTCGTGGGGTTCGACGCTCGGGCTGGTCTATGCGCAAACGCATCCACAACGCGTGCTGGGCCTGATCCTGCGCGGAATTTTCCTGTGCCGCCCGCGCGATATCAGCTGGTTCTACCAGGATGGCGCTTCCTTTGTGCTGCCCGACTACTGGCAGGACTACCGCGACCAGATCGCAGCGGAGGAGCGCCACGACATGGTCGGGGCATATTATCGCCGGCTGACCGGTTCGGACGAGATTGCGATGATGGCAGCCGCGAAGGCCTGGTCGCTCTGGGAAGGGCGTGCATCGACGCTGTTGCCGAGGCAGGCGGTGGTGGATCACTTCGGCAATCCATCGACGGCGCTCAGTCTGGCGCGCATCGAGTGCCACTATTTCATGAACAACAGCTTTCTGGCGGCAGACCAGATCCTGCGCCATGCCGACCGTCTGCGGGATATCCCCGGCGTGATCGTGCATGGGCGCTACGACGTGGTCTGTCCGCTGGAGCAGGCCTGGGCACTGCATGAGGCATGGCCGCAGGCGCGCCTGCAGGTCATCCCGGATGCCGGCCATTCGGCCACCGAGCCGGGGATCGTGGACGCACTGGTCAATGCGACCGGCCAGTTCGGTCACCGCTTCCGGTGA